The Streptomyces sp. SS1-1 genome has a segment encoding these proteins:
- a CDS encoding CGNR zinc finger domain-containing protein: MSDRSPAPGALELVQALVNTVDLESGADALDTAEGRARLGLTETDLAAARELRESLRAALLAHAGHPPHRTVTPLGDLLAAAPLVVAVDPADGSARLTPTGGAPLLSRVAAAVAQGLVEGTWTRLKACEAADCHWAYYDRSPAGRGRWCSMQVCGARAKMRRYRAK; encoded by the coding sequence ATGAGTGACAGATCGCCCGCGCCCGGCGCCCTGGAACTGGTCCAGGCCCTGGTCAACACGGTGGACCTGGAGTCCGGCGCGGACGCGCTCGACACGGCCGAGGGCCGGGCCCGCCTCGGGCTGACGGAGACGGACCTGGCCGCCGCGCGCGAACTGCGGGAATCCCTGCGCGCGGCCCTGCTCGCCCACGCCGGGCACCCGCCGCACCGCACGGTCACCCCGCTCGGCGACCTGCTCGCCGCCGCCCCCCTCGTCGTCGCCGTCGACCCCGCCGACGGCTCGGCCCGGCTCACCCCCACCGGCGGCGCGCCCTTGCTCTCCCGGGTCGCCGCCGCCGTCGCCCAGGGCCTCGTCGAGGGCACCTGGACGCGCCTGAAGGCCTGCGAGGCGGCCGACTGCCACTGGGCGTACTACGACCGCAGCCCCGCCGGCCGTGGCCGCTGGTGCTCGATGCAGGTGTGCGGGGCACGCGCCAAGATGCGCCGCTACCGAGCGAAATGA
- a CDS encoding VOC family protein — MAPAARLRSVVVDCPDPRALARFYAGVGGGTPQDEDPDWVVLRLPDGPRLAFQRAPGYAPPDWPQADHDSQQFHLDFDAGSTWEEVDLAEGKVLKLGARLLQAQDEEGFRVYADPVGHPFCLCRIDEG; from the coding sequence ATGGCACCCGCGGCGCGTCTGCGTTCCGTCGTCGTCGACTGCCCCGACCCGCGCGCCCTGGCCCGCTTCTACGCGGGCGTCGGCGGCGGCACCCCGCAGGACGAGGACCCGGACTGGGTCGTGCTGCGGCTCCCGGACGGGCCCCGGCTGGCCTTCCAGCGGGCGCCCGGGTACGCCCCGCCGGACTGGCCGCAGGCCGACCACGACTCCCAGCAGTTCCACCTCGACTTCGACGCCGGGTCCACCTGGGAGGAGGTCGACCTGGCGGAGGGGAAGGTGCTGAAGCTGGGCGCGCGGCTGCTCCAGGCGCAGGACGAGGAGGGCTTCCGGGTGTACGCCGACCCGGTGGGCCATCCGTTCTGCCTGTGCCGGATCGACGAGGGCTGA
- a CDS encoding dipeptidase, whose product MTSLETARDLLREFPVVDGHNDLPWALREQVRYDIPARDIAADQSAHLHTDIPRLRAGGVGAQFWSVYVRSDFAGDQAVSATLEQIDCVRQLLARYPDDLRPALTAADMEAARAEGRIASLMGAEGGHSIAESLATLRALYALGVRYMTLTHNDNIAWADSATDEPGVGGLSAFGREVVREMNREGMLVDLSHVAATTMRDALDTTAAPVIFSHSSSRAVCDHPRNIPDDVLERLPANGGVAMVTFVPKFVLQAAVDWTAAADENMRAHGFHHLDTTAEAMKVHRAFEESNPRPVATVATVADHLDHMREVAGIDHLGIGGDYDGTAFTPDGLNDVTGYPNLIAELLDRGWSRTDLAKLTWRNAVRVLGAAEDVARDLQATRGPSNATLAELDA is encoded by the coding sequence GTGACCTCCCTGGAGACCGCCCGGGACCTGCTGCGCGAGTTCCCGGTCGTCGACGGCCACAACGACCTGCCGTGGGCGCTGCGCGAGCAGGTCCGCTACGACATACCGGCCCGCGACATCGCCGCCGACCAGAGCGCCCACCTGCACACCGACATCCCGCGGCTGCGCGCCGGCGGGGTGGGCGCCCAGTTCTGGTCGGTGTACGTCCGCTCGGACTTCGCCGGCGACCAGGCGGTCAGCGCCACCCTGGAGCAGATCGACTGCGTACGGCAGCTCCTCGCGCGCTACCCGGACGACCTGCGCCCGGCCCTGACGGCCGCCGACATGGAGGCGGCCCGCGCCGAGGGCCGTATCGCCTCCCTGATGGGCGCCGAGGGCGGCCACTCGATCGCGGAGTCCCTGGCCACGCTGCGGGCGCTGTACGCCCTCGGCGTCCGCTACATGACGCTCACGCACAACGACAACATCGCGTGGGCCGACTCGGCGACCGACGAGCCCGGCGTGGGCGGCCTGTCCGCCTTCGGGCGCGAGGTCGTGCGGGAGATGAACCGCGAGGGCATGCTGGTCGACCTCTCGCACGTGGCGGCCACGACGATGCGCGACGCGCTCGACACCACCGCCGCCCCGGTGATCTTCTCCCACTCCTCGTCCCGCGCGGTCTGCGACCACCCGCGCAACATCCCCGACGACGTGCTGGAACGCCTCCCCGCCAACGGTGGCGTCGCCATGGTCACGTTCGTGCCCAAGTTCGTCCTCCAGGCGGCCGTCGACTGGACCGCCGCCGCCGACGAGAACATGCGGGCGCACGGCTTCCACCACCTCGACACCACCGCCGAGGCGATGAAGGTGCACCGCGCCTTCGAGGAGAGCAACCCGCGCCCGGTCGCCACCGTGGCCACGGTCGCCGACCACCTCGACCACATGCGCGAGGTCGCCGGCATCGACCACCTCGGCATCGGCGGCGACTACGACGGCACCGCGTTCACGCCCGACGGCCTGAACGACGTCACCGGCTACCCGAACCTGATCGCCGAGCTGCTGGACCGCGGCTGGTCGAGGACCGACCTGGCCAAGCTGACCTGGCGCAACGCCGTCCGGGTGCTCGGCGCCGCCGAGGACGTCGCCCGCGACCTCCAGGCCACCCGCGGACCGTCCAACGCCACCCTCGCGGAGCTGGACGCCTGA
- a CDS encoding LCP family protein, translating to MNDWPQAWPDDDRGNGYGRGSANARPESARVMRQVRRGQGAPPGQGYGGVPRQPSYVDGQGHGGHGDGYDSGYNTGQVYGGGGGGHDGSGPGGRPAPNWRRRIKVTAITLVTLLVVTSVATYFWADSKLNREVDLSKVIDRPEAGEGTNYLIVGSDSREGMTDEQKKNLHTGSAEGKRTDSMMILHTGGGSPTLVSLPRDSNITIPSYKGSESGKLYQGTGRQTKLNAAYAEDGPELLVRTVEANTGLHIDHYVEIGFAGFANIVDSVGGVEIDIPRDIKDKKSGADFKKGKQTLNGEESLAFVRTRYALPGSDLDRTKNQQKFLSALANQVATPGTVLNPFKLYPTMGAGLDSLIVDEDMGLWDLASMFWAMKDVSGGDGTSMNMPISGSTGNGNLQWDTAKVKKLVEELKNDETVTVSGK from the coding sequence ATGAATGACTGGCCCCAGGCATGGCCCGACGACGACCGCGGCAACGGTTACGGACGCGGCAGCGCGAACGCGCGGCCGGAGAGCGCCCGTGTGATGCGGCAGGTCCGCCGCGGCCAGGGCGCGCCGCCCGGGCAGGGCTACGGCGGTGTGCCCCGGCAGCCGTCGTACGTCGACGGCCAGGGGCACGGCGGCCACGGCGACGGGTACGACAGCGGCTACAACACCGGCCAGGTGTACGGCGGCGGAGGCGGCGGCCACGACGGCTCCGGGCCCGGCGGCCGGCCCGCGCCGAACTGGCGGCGCCGGATCAAGGTGACCGCGATCACCCTGGTCACGCTGCTGGTCGTGACGAGCGTCGCCACCTACTTCTGGGCCGACTCCAAGCTGAACCGCGAGGTCGACCTGTCCAAGGTCATCGACCGGCCGGAGGCGGGCGAGGGCACCAACTACCTGATCGTCGGTTCCGACAGCCGTGAGGGCATGACCGACGAGCAGAAGAAGAACCTGCACACCGGGTCCGCCGAGGGCAAGCGCACGGACTCGATGATGATCCTGCACACCGGAGGCGGCAGCCCCACGCTGGTCTCGCTGCCCCGTGACTCGAACATCACGATCCCGTCGTACAAGGGCTCGGAGTCCGGGAAGCTCTACCAGGGCACCGGGCGGCAGACGAAGCTGAACGCCGCCTACGCGGAGGACGGCCCGGAACTGCTCGTGCGCACCGTCGAGGCCAACACCGGGCTGCACATCGACCATTACGTCGAGATCGGCTTCGCCGGCTTCGCGAACATCGTGGACTCGGTCGGCGGCGTCGAGATCGACATCCCCCGGGACATCAAGGACAAGAAGTCCGGCGCCGACTTCAAGAAGGGCAAGCAGACCCTGAACGGCGAGGAGTCCCTGGCCTTCGTCCGCACCCGGTACGCGCTGCCCGGCTCCGACCTGGACCGCACCAAGAACCAGCAGAAGTTCCTGTCGGCCCTGGCGAACCAGGTGGCGACCCCGGGCACCGTCCTGAACCCCTTCAAGCTCTACCCGACGATGGGCGCCGGCCTGGACTCGCTGATCGTCGACGAGGACATGGGCCTGTGGGACCTGGCCTCCATGTTCTGGGCGATGAAGGACGTCAGCGGCGGCGACGGCACGTCGATGAACATGCCGATCTCGGGCAGCACCGGCAACGGCAACCTCCAGTGGGACACCGCGAAGGTGAAGAAGCTGGTGGAGGAGCTGAAGAACGACGAGACGGTGACCGTCTCCGGCAAGTAG
- a CDS encoding UDP-glucose dehydrogenase family protein — translation MALKITVIGTGYLGATHAAAMAELGFEVLGLDVVPEKIEMLGRGEVPMFEPGLEDLLRKHVAGIEGSTGRLRFTMDWAEAAEFGDVHFVCVNTPQKHGEYACDMSYVDAAVESLAKHLSRPCLVVGKSTVPVGSADRLAARLRELAPGGDEVELAWNPEFLREGFAVRDTLHPDRIVVGVRSERAEKLLREVYATPIADGSPFVVTDFPTAELVKTSANSFLATKISFINAMAEVCEAAGGDVAKLAEAIGHDDRIGKKFLRAGIGFGGGCLPKDIRAFMARAGELGADQALTFLREIDSINMRQRGQMVELARQALGGGPFLGKRVAVLGATFKPDSDDVRDSPALNVAGQIHLQGGQVTVYDPKGMANARRLFPTLGYADTAIEAVRGADVVLHLTEWREFRELDPRELGEVAAERLILDGRNALDPELWRGAGWTYRAMGRPTA, via the coding sequence ATGGCCCTCAAGATCACCGTGATCGGCACCGGCTATCTCGGCGCCACGCACGCCGCGGCCATGGCCGAGCTCGGGTTCGAGGTGCTGGGGCTGGACGTGGTGCCCGAGAAGATCGAGATGCTGGGCCGCGGCGAGGTGCCGATGTTCGAGCCGGGCCTGGAGGACCTGCTGCGCAAGCACGTCGCCGGGATCGAGGGCTCGACGGGGCGGCTGCGGTTCACGATGGACTGGGCGGAGGCCGCCGAGTTCGGCGACGTGCACTTCGTCTGCGTGAACACGCCGCAGAAGCACGGTGAGTACGCCTGCGACATGAGTTACGTCGACGCGGCGGTCGAGTCGCTCGCCAAGCATCTGAGCCGGCCGTGCCTGGTCGTCGGCAAGTCGACGGTGCCAGTGGGCAGCGCGGACCGCCTCGCGGCGCGGCTGCGCGAGCTGGCGCCCGGCGGCGACGAGGTGGAGCTGGCCTGGAACCCGGAGTTCCTGCGGGAGGGCTTCGCCGTGCGGGACACGCTGCACCCGGACCGGATCGTGGTGGGCGTGCGCAGCGAGCGCGCGGAGAAGCTGCTGCGCGAGGTGTACGCGACGCCGATCGCGGACGGCTCCCCGTTCGTGGTCACGGACTTCCCGACGGCCGAGCTGGTGAAGACGTCGGCGAACTCGTTCCTCGCCACGAAGATCTCCTTCATCAACGCGATGGCCGAGGTGTGCGAGGCGGCCGGCGGCGATGTCGCGAAGCTGGCGGAGGCCATCGGGCACGACGACCGCATCGGCAAGAAGTTCCTGCGGGCGGGGATCGGGTTCGGCGGCGGCTGCCTGCCGAAGGACATCCGGGCGTTCATGGCGCGGGCGGGCGAGCTGGGCGCGGACCAGGCGCTGACGTTCCTGCGTGAGATCGACTCGATCAACATGCGTCAGCGCGGTCAGATGGTGGAGCTGGCGCGCCAGGCGCTGGGCGGCGGGCCGTTCCTGGGTAAGCGGGTCGCCGTGCTGGGTGCCACGTTCAAGCCGGACTCGGACGACGTGCGCGACTCGCCGGCGCTGAACGTGGCCGGGCAGATCCATCTGCAGGGCGGCCAGGTCACGGTGTACGACCCGAAGGGCATGGCGAACGCCCGCCGGCTGTTCCCAACGCTCGGGTACGCGGACACCGCCATCGAGGCGGTGCGGGGCGCTGACGTGGTGCTGCACCTGACGGAGTGGCGGGAGTTCCGTGAGCTGGACCCGCGGGAGCTGGGCGAGGTGGCGGCGGAGCGCCTGATCCTGGACGGCCGCAACGCCCTGGACCCGGAGCTGTGGCGGGGCGCGGGCTGGACGTACCGGGCGATGGGCCGGCCGACGGCCTAG
- a CDS encoding acyl-CoA thioesterase, with protein MTDQATTAEADSAEIPGKPISASRTTLSHIMTHNDTNLLGTVHGGVIMKLVDDAAGAVAGRHSGGPAVTASMDEMAFLEPVRVGDLVHVKAQVNWTGRTSMEVGVRVLAERWNESAPPTQVGSAYLVFAAVDADGKPRRVPPVIPETDRDRRRNQEAQIRRTHRLARRRAIMELRAQRAAEGFDD; from the coding sequence ATGACAGACCAGGCCACCACCGCGGAAGCGGACAGCGCGGAGATCCCGGGCAAGCCGATCTCCGCGTCCCGCACCACCCTCAGCCACATCATGACCCACAACGACACCAACCTTCTGGGCACCGTGCACGGCGGTGTGATCATGAAACTGGTGGACGACGCGGCGGGAGCGGTGGCCGGACGGCACAGCGGCGGTCCCGCCGTCACCGCCTCCATGGACGAGATGGCCTTCCTGGAGCCGGTCCGCGTGGGCGACCTCGTCCATGTGAAGGCCCAGGTCAACTGGACCGGCCGGACCTCGATGGAGGTCGGCGTACGGGTCCTGGCCGAGCGCTGGAACGAGTCGGCGCCGCCCACCCAGGTCGGCTCCGCCTATCTGGTCTTCGCCGCGGTGGACGCCGACGGCAAGCCGCGCCGGGTCCCGCCGGTGATACCGGAGACCGACCGTGACCGGCGCCGCAACCAGGAGGCGCAGATCCGCCGCACCCACCGCCTGGCCCGCCGCCGCGCGATCATGGAGCTGCGCGCCCAGCGGGCGGCGGAGGGCTTCGACGACTGA
- a CDS encoding four-helix bundle copper-binding protein produces the protein MTQPGTMPAMTKEMQDCVDACMTCHTVCEETMSSVMQMGGQAQMQVMRALMDCAETTRMCADMMMRRSPMSAEMCAMCAKACEMCAEACMSMPDDPQMMRCAEACRRCAATCRAMAGATM, from the coding sequence ATGACCCAGCCCGGAACCATGCCCGCGATGACCAAGGAGATGCAGGACTGCGTCGACGCCTGCATGACGTGCCACACCGTCTGCGAGGAGACCATGAGCTCCGTCATGCAGATGGGTGGCCAGGCCCAGATGCAGGTCATGCGGGCGCTGATGGACTGCGCCGAGACGACCCGTATGTGCGCCGACATGATGATGCGCCGCTCGCCGATGTCGGCGGAGATGTGCGCGATGTGCGCCAAGGCGTGCGAGATGTGCGCGGAGGCGTGTATGTCCATGCCGGACGATCCGCAGATGATGCGCTGCGCCGAGGCGTGTCGCCGCTGCGCCGCGACCTGTCGCGCGATGGCGGGCGCCACGATGTGA
- the purE gene encoding 5-(carboxyamino)imidazole ribonucleotide mutase, with the protein MSPVVGIVMGSDSDWPVMEAAAKALDEFEIAYEVDVVSAHRMPREMITYGEQAAERGLKVIIAGAGGAAHLPGMLASVTPLPVIGVPVPLKYLDGMDSLLSIVQMPAGVPVATVSVAGARNAGLLAARILATHDEELLQRMSEFQQELNDQATEKGKRLRAKVEGAAGFGFGSGK; encoded by the coding sequence ATGAGCCCTGTTGTTGGCATCGTCATGGGGTCGGACAGCGACTGGCCCGTCATGGAGGCCGCCGCCAAGGCCCTCGACGAGTTCGAGATCGCCTACGAGGTCGACGTCGTCTCCGCGCACCGCATGCCCCGCGAGATGATCACGTACGGCGAGCAGGCGGCCGAGCGCGGCCTGAAGGTGATCATCGCCGGTGCCGGCGGCGCCGCCCATCTGCCGGGCATGCTCGCCTCCGTGACCCCGCTGCCCGTCATCGGCGTCCCCGTCCCGCTGAAGTACCTCGACGGCATGGACTCCCTGCTGTCCATCGTGCAGATGCCGGCCGGTGTGCCCGTCGCGACCGTCTCCGTCGCCGGCGCCCGCAACGCCGGTCTGCTCGCCGCCCGCATCCTCGCCACGCACGACGAGGAGCTGCTGCAGCGGATGAGCGAGTTCCAGCAGGAGCTGAACGACCAGGCGACCGAGAAGGGCAAGCGGCTGCGGGCCAAGGTCGAGGGCGCGGCCGGCTTCGGCTTCGGCTCCGGGAAGTGA
- a CDS encoding acyl-CoA dehydrogenase — protein MAGSADFDLYRPTEEHDMLRDAIRSLAEAKIAPHATAVDEEARFPQEAHDALVANDLHAVHVPEEYGGAGADALATVIVIEEVARVCASSSLIPAVNKLGSLPVILSGSEELKKKYMAPLAKGDGMFSYCLSEPDAGSDAAGMKTKAVRDGDHWVLNGVKRWITNAGVSEFYTVMAVTDPTKRSKGISAFVVEKGDEGVSFGAPEKKLGIKGSPTREVYLDNVRIPADRMIGEEGTGFATAMKTLDHTRITIAAQALGIAQGALDYAKGYVQERKQFGKPIADFQGIQFMLADMAMKISAARALTYQAAAASERGDADLTYLGAAAKCFASDAAMEVTTDAVQLLGGYGYTRDYPVERMMRDAKITQIYEGTNQVQRIVMARNLP, from the coding sequence TTGGCCGGATCGGCTGACTTCGACCTGTACCGCCCGACCGAGGAGCACGACATGCTCCGCGACGCGATCCGCTCGCTGGCCGAGGCGAAGATCGCGCCGCACGCCACGGCGGTGGACGAGGAGGCGCGCTTCCCGCAGGAGGCGCACGACGCCCTCGTGGCCAACGACCTGCACGCCGTGCACGTCCCCGAGGAGTACGGCGGCGCGGGCGCCGACGCCCTCGCCACGGTCATCGTGATCGAGGAGGTGGCCCGCGTCTGCGCGTCCTCCTCCCTCATCCCCGCCGTGAACAAGCTCGGCTCGCTGCCGGTCATCCTCTCCGGCTCCGAGGAGCTGAAGAAGAAGTACATGGCCCCGCTCGCCAAGGGCGACGGCATGTTCTCCTACTGCCTCTCCGAGCCCGACGCGGGCTCCGACGCGGCCGGCATGAAGACCAAGGCCGTCCGCGACGGCGACCACTGGGTCCTCAACGGCGTGAAGCGCTGGATCACCAACGCCGGCGTCTCCGAGTTCTACACGGTCATGGCCGTCACCGACCCGACCAAGCGCTCCAAGGGCATCTCCGCCTTCGTGGTCGAGAAGGGCGACGAGGGCGTCTCCTTCGGTGCCCCCGAGAAGAAGCTCGGCATCAAGGGCTCCCCGACCCGCGAGGTCTACCTGGACAACGTCCGCATCCCCGCGGACCGCATGATCGGCGAGGAGGGCACCGGCTTCGCCACCGCGATGAAGACGCTGGACCACACCCGCATCACCATCGCCGCCCAGGCCCTCGGCATCGCCCAGGGCGCCCTCGACTACGCCAAGGGCTACGTCCAGGAGCGCAAGCAGTTCGGCAAGCCGATCGCCGACTTCCAGGGCATCCAGTTCATGCTCGCCGACATGGCCATGAAGATCTCGGCCGCCCGCGCCCTGACCTACCAGGCCGCCGCCGCCTCCGAGCGCGGCGACGCCGACCTCACCTACCTCGGCGCCGCGGCCAAGTGCTTCGCCTCCGACGCCGCCATGGAGGTCACCACCGACGCCGTCCAGCTCCTCGGCGGCTACGGCTACACCCGCGACTACCCGGTGGAGCGCATGATGCGCGACGCGAAGATCACGCAAATCTACGAGGGCACGAACCAGGTCCAGCGGATCGTGATGGCGCGCAACCTGCCGTAA
- a CDS encoding VOC family protein, whose amino-acid sequence MAIAEVGSVVLDCPDPRALAEFYAKVLDGTIVDEGDWVDVKVPGGPTLAFQAAPGWVPPRWPSPEQSQQFHLDLTVEDLDTAEKAVLELGATPLEADDRERTFRVYADPAGHPFCLCAC is encoded by the coding sequence ATGGCCATCGCCGAAGTGGGCTCCGTCGTCCTGGACTGTCCCGACCCGCGTGCGCTCGCCGAGTTCTACGCCAAGGTGCTGGACGGCACGATCGTGGACGAGGGCGACTGGGTGGACGTGAAGGTGCCCGGCGGGCCGACGCTGGCCTTCCAGGCCGCGCCCGGCTGGGTACCGCCGCGCTGGCCCTCGCCGGAGCAGTCGCAGCAGTTCCATCTGGACCTGACCGTCGAGGACCTCGACACGGCCGAGAAGGCGGTGCTGGAGCTGGGCGCGACGCCGCTGGAGGCCGACGACCGCGAGCGGACCTTCCGGGTTTACGCGGATCCGGCGGGGCACCCGTTCTGCCTCTGCGCCTGCTGA
- a CDS encoding GtrA family protein, which produces MERGSSGLQEAPAAPGTVRQRLTRLTREVAKFGAVGGAGLLVNLLVFNLVRQVTDLQVVRASVIATIVAIVFNYIGFRYFTYRDRDKSRRTKEMTLFLLFSAAGLVIENGVLYTATYGFGWDSPLQSNIFKFLGIGIATLFRFWSYRTWVFRALPVQKDPVAGEEAFLESRPGPDKPARQHVS; this is translated from the coding sequence ATGGAACGTGGTTCCTCGGGGCTTCAGGAGGCGCCGGCGGCGCCCGGTACGGTGCGGCAGCGCCTGACCCGGCTGACCCGCGAGGTCGCCAAGTTCGGCGCGGTGGGCGGGGCGGGGCTGCTGGTCAACCTGCTCGTGTTCAACCTCGTACGGCAGGTCACCGATCTGCAGGTGGTGCGGGCGAGCGTCATCGCGACGATCGTCGCCATCGTCTTCAACTACATCGGCTTCCGGTACTTCACCTACCGTGACCGCGACAAGAGCCGCCGTACCAAGGAGATGACCCTCTTCCTGCTGTTCAGCGCGGCGGGCCTGGTCATCGAGAACGGGGTGCTCTACACGGCGACCTACGGGTTCGGCTGGGACAGCCCGCTGCAGAGCAACATCTTCAAGTTCCTCGGCATCGGCATCGCGACCCTGTTCCGCTTCTGGTCCTACCGCACCTGGGTGTTCCGCGCGCTGCCGGTGCAGAAGGATCCCGTGGCCGGCGAGGAAGCGTTCCTGGAGTCCCGCCCGGGCCCGGACAAGCCCGCCCGCCAGCACGTCAGCTGA
- a CDS encoding 5-(carboxyamino)imidazole ribonucleotide synthase yields MTFPVVGMVGGGQLARMTHEAGIPLGIRFKLLSDTPQDSAAQVVGDVVVGDYRDLDTLRAFAQGCDVITFDHEHVPTEHLRALEADGIPVRPGPDALVHAQDKGVMRARLDAIGVPCPRHRIVSDPQDVAAFAAEGDGFPVVLKTVRGGYDGKGVWVVDSVEEAAEPFRAGVPVLAEEKVDYVRELAANVVRSPHGQAVAYPVVESRQVDGVCDTVIAPAPHLDEALALRAEEMALRIAKELGVVGHLAVELFETRDGRILVNELAMRPHNSGHWSQDGAITSQFANHVRAVLDLPLGDPRPRATWTVMVNVLGGDYPDMYSAYLHCMARDPQLKIHMYGKDVKPGRKVGHVNTYGDDLDDVLERARHAAGYLRGTITE; encoded by the coding sequence GTGACGTTCCCGGTAGTCGGCATGGTCGGCGGGGGTCAGCTCGCTCGTATGACACACGAGGCGGGCATCCCGCTCGGCATCAGGTTCAAGCTCCTCAGTGACACTCCTCAGGATTCCGCGGCGCAGGTCGTCGGTGATGTCGTCGTAGGCGACTACCGCGACCTCGACACGCTGCGCGCGTTCGCGCAGGGGTGCGATGTGATCACCTTCGATCACGAACACGTACCCACCGAGCACCTCAGGGCCCTGGAGGCGGACGGCATCCCCGTGCGCCCCGGCCCCGACGCGCTCGTGCACGCCCAGGACAAGGGCGTGATGCGGGCGAGGCTCGATGCGATCGGGGTGCCCTGCCCCCGGCACCGCATCGTGAGCGACCCGCAGGACGTCGCCGCGTTCGCCGCCGAGGGGGACGGCTTCCCCGTCGTCCTGAAGACGGTCCGCGGCGGCTACGACGGCAAGGGCGTCTGGGTCGTCGACTCCGTCGAGGAGGCCGCCGAGCCGTTCCGCGCCGGCGTCCCGGTCCTCGCCGAGGAGAAGGTCGACTACGTCCGCGAGCTCGCCGCCAACGTCGTGCGCTCCCCGCACGGCCAGGCCGTCGCCTACCCGGTCGTCGAGTCGCGGCAGGTCGACGGCGTCTGCGACACCGTGATCGCCCCGGCCCCCCACCTGGACGAGGCGCTCGCGCTGCGGGCCGAGGAGATGGCGCTGCGGATCGCGAAGGAGCTCGGTGTCGTCGGGCACCTCGCCGTGGAGCTGTTCGAGACCCGCGACGGCCGCATCCTCGTCAACGAGCTCGCGATGCGCCCGCACAACTCCGGCCACTGGAGCCAGGACGGCGCCATCACCAGCCAGTTCGCCAACCATGTCCGGGCCGTCCTCGACCTCCCGCTCGGCGACCCGCGCCCCCGCGCGACGTGGACCGTCATGGTCAACGTCCTCGGCGGCGACTACCCGGACATGTACTCCGCGTACCTGCACTGCATGGCCCGCGACCCCCAGCTCAAGATCCACATGTACGGCAAGGACGTGAAGCCCGGCCGCAAGGTCGGACACGTGAACACCTACGGCGACGACCTCGACGACGTGCTGGAGCGCGCCCGTCACGCTGCCGGCTATCTGAGAGGCACGATCACCGAATGA
- a CDS encoding dipeptidase, with translation MAELKYDAGAEAGATDDLPAPAVGEPTAPVPDPAAADLLQRARALLDAHPVADGCSGLSRALRPLSWFDLELGESAVGTDVPRLREGRVGALFWALHLPEGTTGDRALGATLDQLDLVRTVVRGHPDGLRLACDPGPVTDVHHTGRIAVLPGPAAAVALGDSLGILRSLHGLGLRALTLTGVSWAGEAGLTRFGEEVLREMNRLGVLADLSGADPDTVRRACAVSKAPVLCTRSAARALRPHPANLSDDLLAALGAAKGLCMVPLTAEQTGPSVRDVADHLDHVRALAGADCVGLSGTYDTGTAHPRDLADVSGYPRLVAELLRRDWSEADIALLTWGNVQRVLREADFAAREAQRRRQPSTATITDLDG, from the coding sequence ATGGCAGAGCTCAAGTACGACGCCGGGGCCGAGGCCGGCGCGACGGACGACCTGCCCGCGCCGGCCGTCGGGGAACCCACCGCCCCCGTCCCGGACCCCGCGGCGGCCGACCTGCTCCAACGGGCCCGCGCCCTGCTCGACGCCCACCCCGTCGCCGACGGCTGCAGCGGCCTGTCCCGGGCGCTGCGCCCGCTGTCCTGGTTCGACCTGGAACTCGGTGAGAGCGCCGTCGGCACCGATGTGCCGCGCCTGCGCGAGGGCCGCGTCGGCGCGCTGTTCTGGGCGCTGCACCTGCCGGAAGGGACGACCGGCGACCGGGCCCTCGGCGCCACCCTGGACCAGCTCGACCTCGTCAGGACCGTCGTCCGCGGCCACCCGGACGGCCTGCGCCTGGCCTGCGACCCCGGGCCGGTCACCGATGTCCACCACACCGGCCGGATCGCCGTCCTGCCCGGACCCGCCGCGGCCGTCGCCCTCGGCGACTCCCTCGGCATCCTGCGCTCCCTGCACGGCCTCGGGCTGCGCGCCCTCACCCTCACCGGGGTGTCCTGGGCCGGCGAGGCGGGGCTCACCCGGTTCGGCGAGGAGGTCCTGCGCGAGATGAACCGGCTCGGGGTGCTGGCCGACCTCTCCGGCGCCGACCCCGACACTGTCCGCCGGGCCTGCGCGGTCTCCAAGGCACCCGTGCTGTGCACGCGCTCCGCGGCCCGTGCCCTGCGCCCGCACCCCGCCAACCTCTCCGACGACCTGCTGGCCGCGCTCGGCGCCGCCAAGGGGCTGTGCATGGTGCCGCTCACCGCCGAGCAGACCGGCCCGTCCGTCCGGGACGTCGCCGACCACCTCGACCACGTACGCGCGCTGGCCGGGGCGGACTGCGTCGGCCTGTCCGGCACCTACGACACCGGCACCGCCCACCCCCGGGACCTGGCCGATGTCTCCGGCTACCCGCGACTCGTGGCCGAGCTGCTGCGCCGCGACTGGTCCGAGGCCGACATCGCCCTGCTGACCTGGGGGAACGTCCAGCGGGTGCTGCGTGAGGCCGACTTCGCCGCCCGTGAGGCGCAGCGCCGCCGGCAACCCTCGACGGCCACGATCACCGACCTGGACGGCTGA